The Methanothermobacter sp. genomic sequence ATCAGTAATCCCGTGGTCACTTTCAGATTATCCCCCGTTCCAACTAAAATACCAGAAGCTTTAATTGAAAACAAAACCTTGGTTGTCGAAAATAGGGGCGATGGTTATTACCAGGTAGATCTATCACAGTTAGGTGACCTAAGACCACAGTTATATAAAATCAAGTTAAAAATTAATAAACAAACATTGGATCTTAGGGTTAATTTAAAAGGAGGATTTAGGGAGAGGGAGCTTATATGAACATGCTTGACTTTAAAATTAAAGAGAAATTTCCAATGGAATCTGTTCTAAAGAATCCTGAGATATACGGTGTATTCTCAGGATATAATCTACCCTCCTTCGTAAAGGACTGGTTAATCCAGAGGAACAGCACTCAAGAGGGAAAAATTGATGAAGAAAATTTGAGACTCTTTTTAAACAGGCATATAGCTCAAAAAAATAAAAAAATTATTAAAGGGACATTAATTAATGATTACATCCCTATAACCTTATTGTCAAGGATTATAATTGAACCGGATATAAGGAGTGGTGTTATAAAATTTTCTATTCCTGATTTAGGGATCGGTCCTAATGAGGGTATAGTTCCAAACTATATTGCTGAGAAGCACCCCGAATTGAAAGGTGGAGAGGTTTGGGGTGTAGTAAAACTTTCATATAGTCCTCCAGATAATGGGAAAATGGGCTTTATAGAGATAGTAGATTATAAGTCATTCAAACCCTATGAAGTTGATCTGGAATATTTCAAACAAAAGAGGAATGACTTCACAATTGCAGAATGGATTGATTTGTTGATTAGGTCAATGGAGTACAATCCAGAGGGCTTTGAAAGTCTACAACAGAAACTTCTCTTTATATCAAGGTTGCTGATTTTTGTAGAACCAAATCTTAACATGTTTGAATTGGCCCCCAAGGGGACTGGAAAATCCTATGTTTTCAATAACCTGAGCAAATACGGATGGGTAATCAGTGGCGGCGTTATAAGTAGAGCCAAACTTTTGTATGACATTTCAAGAAAAACTCCTGGATTACTAACTCTTTACGATTTTGTTGCGATAGATGAAGTTGAAACAATAAAATTTACAGATGAAAGTGAGTTACGTGGCGCCTTAAAGAATTACTTAGAATCAGGTACATTTTCTGTGGCTAATTATAAAGGTGAATCCTCAGCAGGTTTAATGGTCCTTGGAAACATTCCCCTTACACAGGAAAGGAAACCCGTTGATAACAGGTACTTTGCTAATTTACACAAGTTTTTCAATGACCCCGCACTCTTGGATAGGTTCCATGGGTTTATTGAAGGATGGAAACTTCCTAGAATGAGAGAAGATCTTATAATAAGGGGGTATGCTCTAAATGTGGAGTATTTCTCAGAGATTCTACATGAACTTAGGACAGACTCTCAATTCAGAAATATAGTCGAAAAACTAGTTCATGTGCCTAAAGATGCAGATACAAGGGATAAAAATGCTATAATTAAATTGGCAACAGCTTACCTTAAGTTGATATTTCCCCATGTGAAGCATCCTGAGAATATAGACAAGAAAGATTTTGAAATGTATTGCCTTGATCCGGCCATTAAAATGAGGGAAATAATAAAAACACAGATAAGTTACATTGATCCTGAATTTTCAAGGGAAGTCCCTAATATTAAAATAAAAGATTATTGATTAGTAAATCACTCTTCAGGCAGTACTATCCCGTATGAGCTAGGCTCCTTGCAATTAGGATGGTTGCAATGACTGCAAGGAGGTAACAATGAGTGCATAGACAAATAGTCCTGTGAGTTCATTGCCCGCCTTGAAGAACTGTGTTATAAGTGCCTTTATGGCCTCGTTCCAGGCAAGAACCTCTATTAGGCCGAATGCAATTGTTATCAGTGTACCCATGGTCTTAAGAACTTCGAGTTTGAATTCCCCCATATCACCCCTTAATTGTATTATAATTTAATATATTCAGGTCTTATTTCAGGTCCACTCATATGGGTTGAACTCAGATGGTGGAATGTACATGACCTCAGCATATCCCCTCCTCAGGAGTTCCCTGTTTATGTTGACTCCATCAACGTAGACCACAGCGAGGACCCTACCATATTTATCATGCCTTTTTGCATCGTCTATGTCGAGCTGCACCGTCCTTGAGAGGCACATTGATTTCATGAAGTCCTTCGCCTCCCTGTAGCCTGGCTCCCCCCTCTCAGGGGTGTTAACACCCACAAGGCGTATCCTCCCTGTCCCCGAAACATCGATGGTGTCCCCATCAACAACATAGGTGCAGACTCCACTGGCATCATATTCCCCTGTTCCTGAGGCATTACCTGCATCTGAGGTCATGTAATCCTCTGGACTCACATCCGAGTAATTACTGGGGTTCTGGTCCTGGTATTCTGATTCCTCTGAGACACAGCCCGCCACTGAAAGAACGGCAAGTGCAAGGATAATCACAATCACTCTCTTAATATTAACACTCCCCTCTTCACTGTTAAATAATATGAGTTTACATGTATATATTAATTTTGAATCATTAGGGAAGGGGCCATGAACTGAAAAAAACATTTAATAATAGTATCTGGTCTCTTGATCCTGACTCAAATTTGGCGGATATTCTGAGATCTGAAAAAACATTTAATAGGATCGTCCGGTCAGCCACCAAAATAGAATTTAGGCGGCCTGAGTTGATCTGAAAAAAAACATTTAATAGGATCGTCCCCCAATTCTATTAACATGGTTAAAAGGGTGCTTGAGAGGTTCACCAGGGACTGGCGCTTCAGGGATGCAGTGGAACACGTTGAGACGGTCCCCGCAAGGCGCGCTGAATACGCGGAGGTCACCGACCTCCCTGAGAACATCATGAAGTACCTTGAGGGGAACGGCATCAGGCTCTACCGCCACCAGGCAGAGGCCCTCGAGGCAGTAAGGGAGGGGAAAAACATCCTCATAACAACCCCAACGGCCTCAGGGAAGACCCTGGCCTTCAACCTCCCCATAATGGAGGCCCTAACCCTTGATGGGAGTGCAACGGCCCTCTACATCTACCCTGCCAAGGCACTCTCAAGGGACCAGCTGAAGGTTCTGAGGCACCTGGAATCTGAGCTTGGAATCACACTGAACCCGGCAACCTATGATGGTGACACCCCCAGGGATATGAGGCCATGGATACGTGAGAATTCACGTGCAGTCCTCACCAACCCCCACCAGCTTCACCGTATACTGCCCTGGCACCACCAGTGGAGGAGGTTCTACAGTAACCTAAGGTACGTGGTGATAGATGAGGCCCACCAGTACCGGGGTGTCTTTGGATCAAGTGTGGCGCTCCTCATAAGGAGGCTAAGGAGGATCTGCAGGCATTACGGTTCAGATCCCAGGTTCATCCTTGCAAGCGCAACCCTCGCCAACCCTGAGGAGTTCTCAGGTAAACTGACTGGCCTGGATTTCCATGTTATCTCACGGGACACGTCACCCTCCGGCCCCAGGCACTTCGTACTCTACAACCCCTACAGCAAGAGGGGGGACCCATCGGCGCACCTTGAAACCTCATCCATACTCACCTACCTTGTTCTGAGGGGTGTTCAGACCCTCTGCTTCACGGTTTCAAGGAAGATGGCTGAACTTGTAACCAGGTGGACCCGGGAACAGCTTGACAGGGAAAACAGGAAACTCATTGACCGTGTGACATCCTACAGGGCAGGTTACCTTGCAGATCAGAGGAGGATGATAGAGTCAGGGCTTAGATCCGGGAAGCTCCTGGGAGTCACCACCACCAACGCCCTGGAGCTTGGTATAGATATCGGGTCACTGGACGCCGTAATAATATCAGGGTACCCGGGAACCATGATATCCACCTGGCAGCAGGCAGGGAGGGCAGGGAGGAACAGGAATGACTCCCTTGTGATCCTGGTGGCATTCGAGAACCCCCTGGACCAGTACATCATGAAGAACCCCTCCTTCATCTTCGAGAGGCCCCATGAGAACGCCATAATCAACCCTGAAAACAGGTTCATACTCAGGAACCACACGGCCTGCGCGGCCTCAGAGTTACCCCTCACCCTCGACGACTTCCTGGACCACGACTTCAGCATGGCAGTGGCAGGGGAGATGCTGGACGATGGGGAACTTGAAATCTCACATGAGGGACTGGTGTGCAGCACCGACCCCCAGTTCAGGTATGGCCTGGATGATATCTCATCAGATACCTTCACGGTGATATGCGAGGGCCGGACACTTGAGACCATGAGCCGGTCCCAGGCATACAGGGAGGCCCATGAGGGCGCTGTGCTCATGAACCACGGCAACACCTACATCGTACGGGACTTTGATCTGGAGAAGAGGAGGATAACCGTTGAGAGGAGAGACGTGGAGTATCATACATCGGTCCTCAGGGAGACAGAGCTCAGGGTGATCAGGAAACTCAGAAGACGGCGTGTGGGAAGCCTTGAGGTCAACTTCGGGGAGGTTGAGGTTACAGAGCACTACACCGGTTACAGGGTCATGAACTACAGTAAGGTCCTGGGTAAGAGGGACCTTGAACTTCCACCCATCAGGTTCAGGACCAGGGCACTCTGGTTCACGGTACCCGAAACCCTCAGGGAGAGGGTTGAAGGGGAGTACGGGGGTGATGAAACATTCGAGGGAGGACTCCACGGGGCTGAACACGCGCTCATAGCACTGTTCCCACTCCATGTACTCTGCGACAGGATGGATATAGGGGGACTGTCAACCCCCTGGCACCAGGACACACAGGAGGCAACGGTGTTCATCTACGACGGCTTTGAGGGGGGTATCGGACTTGCTGAGAAGGGTGTTGAGGTCTTCGAGGACCTCCTCAAGTCGACACTTGAACTTGTCTCATCCTGCGACTGCAGTGACGGGTGCCCATCATGCATCTACTCACCAAAATGCGGCAACGACAATTCACCCCTCCACAGGGACGCCACAGTGATGATACTCGAACACCTGATGGGCATGATCTCCGGGGTTGCCAAGGAGGAAAGCAGTGAGGAGGCCCCCGGCGTCCTTGAGGAGGTTGAACTCCTCTGCAGTGAGGGCAGACTATCTGATGCCAAGCTGAAGCTGCATGAGATCCTCGAGGAGGAACCATCTAATGCAGGGGCATGCTACCTCATGGGGGCCATCCTCAGGGAACAGGGGGAGGCTGAGATGGCAGATTACTTCCATGAGAGGGCCAGGAATGGAATGAATTGAATGGGGGATACTGGATGTTTGAGAAACTCAAATGGGACCTCATGAGGGAATATGAGGGCATGGAACTGGATGAGGCCATCGGGGCATCCAGGGTGACCGCTGCTGGATCAGAGGCACTTGAGGTGTCCTTCACCAGGAATATGAGGTTTAGGGTCCGCGAATCAGCGGATGACATCCTCTCTGACCTCAAGCTCCTCAGGGGTGTTGGGCCGGTCACCGAGGAGAGGTTGAAGTCTGAGGGGTACCTAACGGTTCCCGACCTACTTGCACATGAGAGTTACAGGGATGAGGCCTCCAGGGTCCTTTCCATGATCCACTCAGGGGATGTGTACAACCTGAGGTGTTACCTCAACGCCTCAGCATCCGATGAGAGGGTGCTTGCTGCTCTGGGACTCCTTGATGGCGGGGTGTTCACCTTCCTTGACATTGAGACCCTTGGGCTTTCAGGGGAACCTGTGATACTCACAGGGATGGCCTGGATTGAAGACGGTGAGATCCATGTGAGGCAGCGCCTCGCCCCTGAACCCTCCATGGAGGCGGCTGTCCTTGAGATATTCCGGCACATCCCACCCGACTCGATCCTTGTAACATTCAACGGTGCAAGCTTTGACATCCCCTATATAAGGAGGAGGTCAGAGTTCCATAACCTGAGTAACCGGCTGGAGCAGTGCCATGTTGACCTCTACCATGTTTCGAGGCGCCTCTGGGGCTGCAGCCTACCTGACTGCAAACTCTGCACGGTTGAGAGCCACATCCTGGGTGTGGAGAGGGACCTTGACATTCCAGGGGAATATGTGCCCGACTACTACCACACCTACCTCTCAACAGGTAACCCGGGGCCCCTGGTACCGGTGGTGGAGCACAACAGGGAGGATATAATCAACATGGCCCTTCTGCTCTCACACATCAACTCCGGGTCCACTGATTGAACGGTTATGGTGCAGATGGGGATTCTGGAAGTGAAAAACCCAATAAATAAATATTCCCTTTAACATATTATCTGGTGGTGTTTTACATGGATATCCTGATTCTTGTAAACCGCGTGGCGGGGCTCATCCTGGGGGTCATGATAATAGTCTCATGCCTCAGGATAATCTCGGAGCTGAGGTCCAGGGAACTTGCGGTCTCCATGCTCTTCCTCAAGAGGCGGGTGTCCAGGATTATAGCTGCATCCATATTCATAGCATCCATCTTCACGGTACTCGTGGGCCTAACATTCGTTGGGGGACAGTCAGAGTTTGTGGTTGAGGGCCTGCTGAACCTGAACGCCCTCTTTCTCCTTGTAGTGGTGGGCCTCCTAGCCTCAGTCATGGGGGGTGATACCTGATGGTCCCTGCCTGGCTCATCATGATACCACCCATCCTGACCCTGTACTTTGCAGCGAGGATACTCCTCAACAACCTTAGATACAGTGAGGCGGCCCTGGGGATGCTCTTCTCCAACATCAATGAGACCACACGCCTCCTGAGGGTATTCGCTGTTTCAATGATACTCTTCTCAGCCACGAGGGTGATGGACCTCATTGACCTCTTCCACCCAATACCCTGGAACGATGAGATAATAGCCTCCATAATATGGGTGGTTGACATCGTCCTTGTCTATGTCTTCTACAGGGTTGCCGCCACAACAACGCCCCATGAGAAGAAGATCTGATGAGTGAAGGAAAAGCTTCCACTGATATAGAATCTGATAGACAGCCTGCCGCCTTTCGGTGGGGGATATAACTGTTGAGGGAGAATCTGAATGGATAAATCTGCAAGGAAGATCATCGAGAGGGAATTTGAGAACCTGAGGGAGAAACTCCTTGACCTCACAATGCGAAACCAGCTCCTGAACTTCAGGCCAAGGTCAAGGACGGTTGAGGTTGTTAACCACGACCCTGAATACATCTACACCTACCTGGTCCTCAACGGCGGTAAGATGAAACTGGCCCCCAGGAGGGAACCTGAAGAGGAGACTGACCCCGGTAACGAAATTGAGGACCCTGAAGGTGAAGTTGATACCGTTAACCACATGGAGGACCCTGAAGGTGAATGGGAGATTGACCACGGTGATGAGCTGGAGGACCTTAAACCCGATGATGAGAACATCCTCCTGACTGACCTCACAGAATCTGAACTTCAGAGGAGGCTCTTCTACATCAACCAGAGGGCAAGGACGATGATCCAGGAGCAGGGCTATAACATACTCTACCTCGCCCTGGGGTTCCTTGAGTGGATGGCCGCGGATGAACCTGACATCAGGAGGGCCCCCCTGATACTTGTACCGGTGGTCCTTGAGAGGCGAAGGGCGGGCTCATCATTCTCACTACGCTGGGATGGTAGCGAGATCATAACTAACATGTCACTCCAGGCCAGGCTCAGGGAGGAGGGAATCGAACTACCCGAGTTCAGGATGCCCCAGAGTCCTTCAGGGATCGCAGAGTACTTCAGGAGGGTTGAGGATGCGGTGAAATCCATGGATGGATGGGGGGTCACCGATGAGGTCCAGCTGGGTTTCTTCTCATTCACCAAGTTCCTCATGTACATGGACCTTGACCCTGCATCCTACTCAAACTGGGATGAGATAGTTGAACGCCCCCTCCTCAGGGCCCTCTTCTCCATCGAAATAGATGAGGATGATGGGGAGGTGGACATAGACAGCATCCCCTACGAGGACCTCTACCACGTGGTTGACGCCGACTCATCCCAGATCGCGGTTATAGAGGATGTGAAGGCTGGTAAGAACCTTGTGGTTGAGGGGCCCCCCGGTACAGGGAAATCCCAGACCATCGTGAACCTGATAGCCGAGCTCATGGCCGCAGGAAAGACCGTGCTCTTTGTGAGTGAGAAGATGGCCGCCCTTGAGGTTGTGAAGAGCAGACTGGACTCCATTGGCCTTGGAAGGTTCTGCCTTGAACTCCACTCCCATAAGGCCAGGAAGAAGGACGTCCTCAAGGAACTGGAGTCAACCCTCATGGAGGCCGAGGCAGAGAGGCCAGACGCTGAGAGGGAGTTCAGGAGGGTGGAAAAGCTGCGCGATGAGCTCAACGAGTACAGGAGGGCCCTCCATGAGCCACTGTACAGCATACAGCTCTCACCATTCCAGTTATTCGGGATGAAGGAGAGCTCAGAGAGGTACTTCAATGGGGAGATGCCATTCGTCAGGATACCCTCACCTGAGACCATAACCCCCGATGAGTGGGATGAGGCCCTCGTGGAACTGAGAAACCTCGCGAAGCTGGCCGAACTCCTCCCACCCCTCCATGAGAACCCCTGGTCAGGCACCGACCCCGGGATGATGCTACCCTCGGATGTGAGGGAACTGGAGGTCCTCCTGGAGTCAGTGATTAAGGTTACCGATAAACTGATGGCCGCACTCAGGGAATTCCAGGAGAGGTACGGCTTCAGCCCAGTTAAGAATGTAGGGGACCTTGAGAGGCTCGGAGAGGTGGTCTCTGTTGTTGCAGAGTCACGCCCCTTCGACCTTGGTGTCCTTGAATCAGAGATCTGGGACCGCTACAGGGCTGACGCCTTCACACTCCTTGATAAGCTTGAGGCCTACACCCGCAGGAGGGAGATACTCGACAGGTTCCATGAATCTGTCCACAGCGTGGATCTGGAGGCACTCCTAAGGGAGTACCTAAAGGAGTCATCCAGCAGGATAAAGTTCCTGAGCGGCAGGTACAGGAAGGTGAGGAATGAGATAGACGCCCTCTACGTTGGAAGGGCCCCTGAGAATGACTATGAGATTGTGGAGGACCTTGAGAACCTGATTGATGTCATGAGCCTCAGGGAGGAACTTGAAAGGTACAGTGGCGTGGCCGAGAGGTTCTTCGGTTCAATGTGGAACCCTGAAAACCCATCCATCCAGGACCTGAGGGCCACCGCAGAGTGGATAGGCCGGTTCAGGGACCTCCACAGCGAGGGCCTCATATCGGAGAGGACACTGGAGTGCATCTCTGATGGCCTTGACGGTGATAGGCTTCTCTCTGAATTCCATGAAATCCTCGAAATCCACAGTGAACTCCAGGATAAACTCTCAAAGCTCCAGACAAGGATAAACACCCATGCCCATGTCATATTCAACTCAGCACCGGAGGAGGTCCCGTTCCGCGCCTGGAGGTCAAGGGTTAAGGCGTGGAGGGAGGCACTCAACCTCCTCCCCCTCTGGTCCCAGTACCTTGAGAAGAAGAGGCTCTGCATGAAGACCCGGGGGGCCGCATTCATACCACTCATAGAGTCCAGGATAATCAGCATGGAGGATATAAGGCCCGCCATGGAGGGTAACCTTGCAGATGCCCTCCTTGAGAGGGCCTTCAGGGAGATACCGGTCCTTTACACCTTCATTGGTGACCTCCATGAGGCCAGGATAAGGGAGTTCAGGGAGCTTGACTCCAGGATAATCGAGCTCAACAGGAAGAGGCTCATATATCAGCTCACAAGCAACATGCCAACCGTCTTCGGCGGGGCGGCTCCGGACTCTGAGGAGAGCATCCTCAGCGGTGAATTCACACGTAAGAGGGGGCATATGCCCCTCAGGAAACTCCTTAAACTTGCAGGTGGCGTTATAAAGAGGATAAAGCCCTGCTTCATGATGAGCCCCCTCTCCATTGCACAGTACCTTGACCCCAGGAGCAGCGAACTCCAGTTTGATGTGGTGATATTCGACGAGGCATCACAGGTTAAACCAGAGGACGCCCTGGGGGCATTCTTAAGGGCCAGGAATGCTGTGGTGATGGGTGACACCAACCAGCTCCCACCAACCAGCTTCTTTGACCAGATGCTCACATCAGAGGAGGACTCTGAGGATGTGGCCACAGCGGCTGACATTGAGAGCATACTACACCTCTGCAAGAGGAGCTTCCCTGTGAGGATGCTGAGGTGGCACTACAGGAGCCGGCACGAGTCCCTGATCGCCGTGTCGAACCAGGAGTTCTATGACAACAGGCTCCTTGTGTACCCTTCACCCTCAAGGGAGGATGAGGAACTGGGGCTTCACCTCAGGTACATTCCAGACACGGTATATGAGCGCGGAAGGACCTCATCCAACCCCCTCGAGGCCGCAGCCGTTGTTGAGGCCATAGAGGAGCACTTCATAAGGTACGGCACATCAAGGAGTCTTGGTGTGGGCACGTTCTCTGTTGCCCAGATGAACGCCATCCTCGAGGCCCTAGAGGAGAGGCTTCGAGAGAACCCTGAACTTGAGCGGCTCATAAACCAGGAGACCAATGAGCCATTCTTCATAAAGAACCTTGAAACCATACAGGGGGATGAGAGGGACGTTATCTTCATCAGTGTGGGCTACGGCTTTGATGAAAACGGGCGGATGTCCCTCAACTTTGGGCCCCTGAACCAGGAGGGCGGTGAGAGGAGGCTGAACGTCCTCATCACCAGGGCCCGTGAGAAGTGCGTGGTTTTCACCAACTTCAGGGCATCGGACCTTAAAACAGGGCCGGGGACGCCCTTCGGTGTCAGGGCACTTAAGAGGTTCCTCAGGTACGCAGAGACAGGTGTGCTTGACTCAGATTCCACCAGTAATTCACAGGGCCTCTTTGAGGATTCGGTATACGAGTTCCTGGTTGACCAGGGATTCGAGGTTGACAGGGGTGTGGGGTGTGCAGGTTTCAGGGTTGACTTTGCGGTTAAGGACCCAGATGACCCTGGCAGGTACATTGCAGGGATCCTCACCGATGGTGAGATGTACCGGAGGGCGGAGGTTGCAAGGGATCGTGACAGGCTCAGGGAGGAGATCCTCAGGAACCTTGGCTGGAACATCATCCACCTCTGGTCCTCGGACTGGTACCGCAATAGGGATGAGACACAGAGGAAGGTTGCGGAGGGTCTCTCGGAAATAGTTGAGAAAACCAGGGAATCCAGGGAGCTACAGGAGGTGACTGAGGTGGAGGGTCAGGTGGAGGTTGATGACCCTGAACCCCCTGAGGTTGATGAGAATTTAGATGATTCCACCAGGGAAGAGCAGGATGCAGCTGAACCAGTGGATCCCGATGAATCCATGGGGCAGGCTGTTGCCAGGTACGTCGAGTACACCACCGATAAACTGAAAAAACCCGACGATCTCTACAAAAACCCAACACCCGTGATATCATCCGTTGTGAGTGAGATAGTATCAATGGAGGGTCCCGTGCACGTCGAGGAGGTTATAAGGCGTATAAGGGAGTCATGTGGACTTAGAAGAGCAGGTAGGAGGGTGAGGAGCATAATAAACTCTGCAATTGAGATGGCGGAGAACAATGGTAACATCAAGCGGAGCGGTGACTTCCTGCTCCTCACTGAGTCCATGCCTGTCACCGTGAGGAGAAGGACTGGGAGGATTGACATCTCATTAATATCTCCAATGGAGATTGAGGAGGCTGTGAGGATAGCCCTAAGGTCCACCTCAGAGGTGGATGAGGTTGTAACAAGGGTCTCGAGGATGTTTGGCTTTAAAAATACCAGCAG encodes the following:
- the brxL gene encoding BREX system Lon protease-like protein BrxL gives rise to the protein MNMLDFKIKEKFPMESVLKNPEIYGVFSGYNLPSFVKDWLIQRNSTQEGKIDEENLRLFLNRHIAQKNKKIIKGTLINDYIPITLLSRIIIEPDIRSGVIKFSIPDLGIGPNEGIVPNYIAEKHPELKGGEVWGVVKLSYSPPDNGKMGFIEIVDYKSFKPYEVDLEYFKQKRNDFTIAEWIDLLIRSMEYNPEGFESLQQKLLFISRLLIFVEPNLNMFELAPKGTGKSYVFNNLSKYGWVISGGVISRAKLLYDISRKTPGLLTLYDFVAIDEVETIKFTDESELRGALKNYLESGTFSVANYKGESSAGLMVLGNIPLTQERKPVDNRYFANLHKFFNDPALLDRFHGFIEGWKLPRMREDLIIRGYALNVEYFSEILHELRTDSQFRNIVEKLVHVPKDADTRDKNAIIKLATAYLKLIFPHVKHPENIDKKDFEMYCLDPAIKMREIIKTQISYIDPEFSREVPNIKIKDY
- a CDS encoding DUF5654 family protein, whose protein sequence is MGEFKLEVLKTMGTLITIAFGLIEVLAWNEAIKALITQFFKAGNELTGLFVYALIVTSLQSLQPS
- a CDS encoding thermonuclease family protein, with the translated sequence MTSDAGNASGTGEYDASGVCTYVVDGDTIDVSGTGRIRLVGVNTPERGEPGYREAKDFMKSMCLSRTVQLDIDDAKRHDKYGRVLAVVYVDGVNINRELLRRGYAEVMYIPPSEFNPYEWT
- a CDS encoding DEAD/DEAH box helicase gives rise to the protein MVKRVLERFTRDWRFRDAVEHVETVPARRAEYAEVTDLPENIMKYLEGNGIRLYRHQAEALEAVREGKNILITTPTASGKTLAFNLPIMEALTLDGSATALYIYPAKALSRDQLKVLRHLESELGITLNPATYDGDTPRDMRPWIRENSRAVLTNPHQLHRILPWHHQWRRFYSNLRYVVIDEAHQYRGVFGSSVALLIRRLRRICRHYGSDPRFILASATLANPEEFSGKLTGLDFHVISRDTSPSGPRHFVLYNPYSKRGDPSAHLETSSILTYLVLRGVQTLCFTVSRKMAELVTRWTREQLDRENRKLIDRVTSYRAGYLADQRRMIESGLRSGKLLGVTTTNALELGIDIGSLDAVIISGYPGTMISTWQQAGRAGRNRNDSLVILVAFENPLDQYIMKNPSFIFERPHENAIINPENRFILRNHTACAASELPLTLDDFLDHDFSMAVAGEMLDDGELEISHEGLVCSTDPQFRYGLDDISSDTFTVICEGRTLETMSRSQAYREAHEGAVLMNHGNTYIVRDFDLEKRRITVERRDVEYHTSVLRETELRVIRKLRRRRVGSLEVNFGEVEVTEHYTGYRVMNYSKVLGKRDLELPPIRFRTRALWFTVPETLRERVEGEYGGDETFEGGLHGAEHALIALFPLHVLCDRMDIGGLSTPWHQDTQEATVFIYDGFEGGIGLAEKGVEVFEDLLKSTLELVSSCDCSDGCPSCIYSPKCGNDNSPLHRDATVMILEHLMGMISGVAKEESSEEAPGVLEEVELLCSEGRLSDAKLKLHEILEEEPSNAGACYLMGAILREQGEAEMADYFHERARNGMN
- a CDS encoding ribonuclease H-like domain-containing protein yields the protein MFEKLKWDLMREYEGMELDEAIGASRVTAAGSEALEVSFTRNMRFRVRESADDILSDLKLLRGVGPVTEERLKSEGYLTVPDLLAHESYRDEASRVLSMIHSGDVYNLRCYLNASASDERVLAALGLLDGGVFTFLDIETLGLSGEPVILTGMAWIEDGEIHVRQRLAPEPSMEAAVLEIFRHIPPDSILVTFNGASFDIPYIRRRSEFHNLSNRLEQCHVDLYHVSRRLWGCSLPDCKLCTVESHILGVERDLDIPGEYVPDYYHTYLSTGNPGPLVPVVEHNREDIINMALLLSHINSGSTD
- a CDS encoding DUF3320 domain-containing protein; the protein is MDKSARKIIEREFENLREKLLDLTMRNQLLNFRPRSRTVEVVNHDPEYIYTYLVLNGGKMKLAPRREPEEETDPGNEIEDPEGEVDTVNHMEDPEGEWEIDHGDELEDLKPDDENILLTDLTESELQRRLFYINQRARTMIQEQGYNILYLALGFLEWMAADEPDIRRAPLILVPVVLERRRAGSSFSLRWDGSEIITNMSLQARLREEGIELPEFRMPQSPSGIAEYFRRVEDAVKSMDGWGVTDEVQLGFFSFTKFLMYMDLDPASYSNWDEIVERPLLRALFSIEIDEDDGEVDIDSIPYEDLYHVVDADSSQIAVIEDVKAGKNLVVEGPPGTGKSQTIVNLIAELMAAGKTVLFVSEKMAALEVVKSRLDSIGLGRFCLELHSHKARKKDVLKELESTLMEAEAERPDAEREFRRVEKLRDELNEYRRALHEPLYSIQLSPFQLFGMKESSERYFNGEMPFVRIPSPETITPDEWDEALVELRNLAKLAELLPPLHENPWSGTDPGMMLPSDVRELEVLLESVIKVTDKLMAALREFQERYGFSPVKNVGDLERLGEVVSVVAESRPFDLGVLESEIWDRYRADAFTLLDKLEAYTRRREILDRFHESVHSVDLEALLREYLKESSSRIKFLSGRYRKVRNEIDALYVGRAPENDYEIVEDLENLIDVMSLREELERYSGVAERFFGSMWNPENPSIQDLRATAEWIGRFRDLHSEGLISERTLECISDGLDGDRLLSEFHEILEIHSELQDKLSKLQTRINTHAHVIFNSAPEEVPFRAWRSRVKAWREALNLLPLWSQYLEKKRLCMKTRGAAFIPLIESRIISMEDIRPAMEGNLADALLERAFREIPVLYTFIGDLHEARIREFRELDSRIIELNRKRLIYQLTSNMPTVFGGAAPDSEESILSGEFTRKRGHMPLRKLLKLAGGVIKRIKPCFMMSPLSIAQYLDPRSSELQFDVVIFDEASQVKPEDALGAFLRARNAVVMGDTNQLPPTSFFDQMLTSEEDSEDVATAADIESILHLCKRSFPVRMLRWHYRSRHESLIAVSNQEFYDNRLLVYPSPSREDEELGLHLRYIPDTVYERGRTSSNPLEAAAVVEAIEEHFIRYGTSRSLGVGTFSVAQMNAILEALEERLRENPELERLINQETNEPFFIKNLETIQGDERDVIFISVGYGFDENGRMSLNFGPLNQEGGERRLNVLITRAREKCVVFTNFRASDLKTGPGTPFGVRALKRFLRYAETGVLDSDSTSNSQGLFEDSVYEFLVDQGFEVDRGVGCAGFRVDFAVKDPDDPGRYIAGILTDGEMYRRAEVARDRDRLREEILRNLGWNIIHLWSSDWYRNRDETQRKVAEGLSEIVEKTRESRELQEVTEVEGQVEVDDPEPPEVDENLDDSTREEQDAAEPVDPDESMGQAVARYVEYTTDKLKKPDDLYKNPTPVISSVVSEIVSMEGPVHVEEVIRRIRESCGLRRAGRRVRSIINSAIEMAENNGNIKRSGDFLLLTESMPVTVRRRTGRIDISLISPMEIEEAVRIALRSTSEVDEVVTRVSRMFGFKNTSRKTATGIRKVIEDMARRGEVVVEDDTIRPG